One Paracoccaceae bacterium genomic region harbors:
- a CDS encoding valine--tRNA ligase: protein MPMDKTFNTAEAEARISRLWQDRKCFRAGAGAAPGAETFCIMIPPPNVTGSLHMGHAFNNTLQDILTRWHRMRGHDTLWQPGTDHAGIATQMVTEREMARNGEPSRRDMGREAFTARVWEQKRKSRGTIIGQLQRLGASCDWDREAFTMSGAPGAPADEAGNFHDAVIKVFVDLYNKGLIYRGKRLVNWDPHFETAISDLEVENIEVDGHMWHFKYPLAGGETYEYVERDAEGNVTLRETRDYISIATTRPETMLGDGAVAVHPSDERYAPIVGKLCEIPIGPKSERRLIPIIVDEYPDPAFGSGAVKITGAHDFNDYAVARRHGIPCYRLMDAGARMRNDGMPAEFAARIAGQVARGERVLTEEETDHVNLVPMDLRGRDRADARDLVVQQITAEGLAVMTRADDPRLGKAALKPGTEGADAPVPLVEAKKIMQPFGDRSKSVIEPMLTDQWFVDTAKIVEPALEAVRSGRVKIIPESGEKTYFHWLENIEPWCVSRQLWWGHQIPVWYGPEVVDGVPVERDLGVLGKHPKWRTFCAATEAEFLAEARAYYGPEVEIHLIDRATSFKLPDEQGKGAEVYLSRDPDVLDTWFSSGLWPIGTLGWPENTPEMQRYFPTSVLITGQDILFFWVARMMMMQLAVVDDIPFHTVYLHGLVRDAKGKKMSKSLGNVIDPLEIIDEYGADALRFANAAMASLGGVLKLDTQRIAGYRNFGTKLWNACRFAELNGVWEGHRTLTEPPAATATVNRWIIGETGRVRAAVDAALAEYRFDQAADALYRFVWGKVCDWYVEFAKPLFDGEAADETRATMGWVLDQCMILLHPMMPFVTEALWQDTRRDPGTLALERWPDYGTALIDPQADREMNWVIRLIDDIRSARAQVRVPVGLKLDMVALAMDEAARGAWDRNATLIRRLARIETLTEQAAAPRGSLTVAAEGARFALPLEGVIDIAAEKARLAKAMEKLGKEIGGLRGRLDNPNFVRSAPEDVIDEARANLEAREEEAAALQSALARLGELG, encoded by the coding sequence ATGCCGATGGACAAGACCTTCAACACCGCCGAGGCCGAGGCGCGGATCAGCCGCCTGTGGCAGGACCGCAAGTGTTTCCGGGCCGGCGCGGGGGCCGCGCCGGGGGCCGAGACCTTCTGCATCATGATCCCGCCGCCGAACGTGACGGGCAGCCTGCACATGGGCCATGCCTTCAACAACACGCTGCAGGACATCCTGACGCGCTGGCACCGGATGCGGGGCCACGACACGCTGTGGCAACCCGGCACCGACCATGCGGGCATCGCCACGCAGATGGTGACCGAGCGCGAGATGGCGAGGAACGGCGAGCCGTCGCGCCGTGACATGGGGCGCGAGGCCTTTACCGCCCGCGTCTGGGAGCAGAAGCGGAAGTCGCGCGGCACGATCATCGGGCAGTTGCAGCGGCTGGGGGCAAGCTGCGACTGGGACCGCGAGGCGTTCACCATGTCGGGGGCGCCGGGGGCGCCCGCGGACGAGGCGGGCAATTTCCACGACGCCGTGATCAAGGTGTTCGTGGACCTTTACAACAAGGGCCTGATCTATCGCGGCAAGCGGCTGGTGAACTGGGACCCGCATTTCGAGACCGCGATTTCCGACCTGGAGGTCGAGAACATCGAGGTCGACGGCCACATGTGGCATTTCAAGTATCCCCTCGCCGGGGGGGAGACCTATGAGTATGTCGAGCGCGACGCCGAGGGCAACGTGACCCTGCGCGAAACGCGGGACTATATCAGCATCGCCACGACCCGGCCCGAGACGATGCTGGGCGACGGCGCGGTGGCCGTTCATCCATCGGATGAGAGATACGCGCCAATCGTCGGCAAACTCTGCGAAATTCCGATTGGCCCCAAGAGCGAACGGCGGCTGATCCCGATCATCGTCGACGAATATCCCGATCCCGCGTTCGGGTCGGGCGCGGTCAAGATCACCGGCGCGCATGACTTCAACGACTATGCCGTGGCCCGGCGGCACGGCATTCCCTGCTACCGGCTGATGGACGCCGGCGCGCGGATGCGCAACGACGGAATGCCCGCGGAGTTCGCCGCCAGGATTGCCGGACAGGTTGCCCGTGGCGAACGGGTGCTGACCGAAGAGGAGACGGACCACGTCAACCTCGTGCCGATGGACCTCAGGGGCCGGGATCGCGCGGATGCCCGCGACCTGGTGGTGCAGCAGATCACGGCGGAAGGCCTGGCCGTCATGACGCGCGCGGACGATCCGCGCCTCGGCAAGGCCGCGCTGAAACCCGGCACCGAGGGGGCCGACGCCCCGGTGCCGCTGGTCGAGGCGAAGAAGATCATGCAACCCTTTGGCGACAGGTCGAAATCCGTCATCGAGCCGATGCTGACCGACCAGTGGTTCGTCGATACGGCCAAGATCGTCGAACCGGCGCTGGAGGCGGTGCGGTCGGGCCGGGTGAAGATCATCCCGGAGAGCGGCGAAAAGACCTACTTTCACTGGCTGGAGAACATCGAGCCCTGGTGCGTCAGCCGCCAGCTCTGGTGGGGGCACCAGATTCCGGTCTGGTATGGGCCGGAGGTGGTTGATGGCGTGCCGGTCGAACGGGACCTGGGCGTCCTGGGGAAACACCCGAAGTGGCGGACATTCTGCGCCGCAACCGAGGCAGAGTTCCTGGCCGAGGCCCGCGCCTACTACGGGCCGGAGGTTGAGATCCACCTGATCGATCGGGCCACGTCCTTCAAGCTGCCCGACGAACAGGGCAAGGGCGCCGAGGTGTATCTGTCACGCGACCCCGACGTGCTCGACACCTGGTTCTCGTCGGGCCTCTGGCCCATCGGCACTTTGGGTTGGCCCGAGAACACCCCGGAAATGCAGCGCTATTTCCCGACCTCGGTGCTGATCACCGGGCAGGACATCCTGTTCTTCTGGGTTGCCCGGATGATGATGATGCAGCTGGCCGTGGTGGATGACATCCCGTTCCACACCGTCTACCTGCACGGCCTGGTGCGCGACGCCAAGGGCAAGAAGATGTCGAAGTCGCTGGGCAACGTCATCGACCCCTTGGAGATCATCGACGAATACGGCGCGGATGCGCTCCGCTTTGCCAATGCGGCGATGGCCAGCCTTGGCGGGGTTCTGAAGCTCGACACGCAACGCATTGCCGGGTATCGGAATTTCGGCACGAAGCTGTGGAACGCCTGCCGATTTGCGGAACTGAACGGCGTGTGGGAGGGGCACCGGACCCTGACCGAACCGCCCGCCGCCACCGCCACCGTCAACCGCTGGATCATCGGCGAGACCGGCCGCGTGCGGGCCGCGGTGGATGCGGCGCTGGCCGAGTACCGGTTCGACCAGGCGGCCGATGCGCTGTACCGCTTTGTCTGGGGCAAGGTCTGCGACTGGTACGTGGAATTCGCCAAGCCGCTGTTCGACGGCGAGGCGGCGGACGAGACCCGGGCGACGATGGGCTGGGTGCTGGACCAGTGCATGATCCTGCTGCATCCGATGATGCCCTTCGTCACCGAGGCGCTGTGGCAGGACACCCGCCGCGATCCCGGCACGCTGGCGCTGGAGCGCTGGCCCGACTATGGCACGGCGCTGATCGATCCGCAGGCCGACCGCGAGATGAACTGGGTGATCCGGCTGATCGACGACATCCGGTCGGCGCGGGCGCAGGTGCGGGTTCCGGTGGGGCTGAAGCTGGACATGGTGGCGCTGGCGATGGACGAGGCGGCGCGCGGCGCCTGGGACCGGAACGCCACGCTGATCCGGCGGCTGGCGCGGATCGAGACGCTGACCGAGCAGGCTGCGGCGCCGAGGGGCAGCCTGACGGTGGCGGCCGAGGGCGCGCGGTTCGCCCTGCCGCTGGAGGGCGTGATCGACATCGCCGCCGAGAAGGCGCGGCTGGCCAAGGCCATGGAAAAGCTGGGCAAGGAGATCGGCGGGCTGCGCGGGCGGCTGGACAACCCGAACTTCGTGCGGTCGGCGCCCGAGGACGTGATCGACGAGGCCCGCGCCAATCTGGAGGCGCGCGAGGAGGAGGCGGCGGCCTTGCAGTCGGCGCTCGCGCGGCTGGGCGAACTCGGCTGA
- a CDS encoding DUF3421 domain-containing protein yields MPSLMRCTLLAMALALPIPALAETQPFDRVDDWTLMRTAEGGRVQHCHAVLSAADGSALVFEHNAAFTAFGFRTGRSHVPGGSERVDVFFDSDPRTATQIEMPHWPEWRVYQSPNDEPDGLLDMFANRSAISFGYDVPGRGYETVSFSLRGSNMMTRRIYDCVQNPAATAPAQPPQAAAPQSYGWINAGPGSLGGHLVMGGLAPDGMQVFVCGAFFNGGFHPGMTGMWSSDICAIGYGGAEHRVAPYQLLTGQGNWRAFDGAIPSDAVEGGYEANGDKLYICRGWDQGMPLVGKFRMGFRGCNIADGGSEVTISRFDLLTF; encoded by the coding sequence ATGCCGTCCCTGATGCGCTGCACCCTGCTGGCCATGGCGCTTGCGCTGCCGATCCCCGCCCTTGCCGAGACCCAACCCTTCGACAGGGTGGACGACTGGACGCTGATGCGCACCGCCGAGGGCGGGCGCGTGCAGCACTGCCACGCAGTGCTCTCGGCGGCCGATGGCTCGGCGCTGGTGTTCGAGCACAACGCCGCCTTCACCGCCTTCGGCTTCCGCACCGGCCGCAGCCATGTTCCGGGCGGCAGCGAGCGGGTCGATGTGTTCTTTGACAGCGATCCGCGCACGGCCACGCAGATCGAAATGCCGCACTGGCCCGAATGGCGGGTCTACCAGTCGCCCAACGACGAACCCGACGGCCTTCTGGACATGTTCGCCAACCGCAGCGCGATCAGCTTCGGCTATGACGTGCCGGGGCGGGGCTACGAGACGGTGAGCTTTTCGCTGCGCGGGTCGAACATGATGACCAGGCGCATCTACGACTGCGTGCAGAACCCCGCAGCCACGGCGCCGGCGCAGCCGCCGCAGGCCGCGGCACCGCAAAGCTATGGCTGGATCAACGCGGGCCCCGGTTCGCTGGGCGGTCATCTGGTGATGGGCGGGCTTGCGCCCGACGGGATGCAGGTGTTCGTCTGCGGCGCCTTCTTCAACGGCGGCTTTCACCCCGGCATGACGGGGATGTGGAGCAGCGACATCTGCGCCATCGGCTATGGCGGCGCCGAGCATCGCGTGGCGCCCTATCAGCTGCTGACCGGCCAGGGCAACTGGCGGGCGTTTGACGGCGCGATCCCGTCCGATGCGGTCGAGGGCGGCTACGAGGCGAACGGCGACAAGCTGTACATCTGCCGGGGCTGGGATCAGGGGATGCCGCTGGTCGGCAAGTTCCGCATGGGATTCCGCGGCTGCAACATCGCCGACGGCGGCAGCGAGGTGACCATTTCCCGCTTCGATCTGCTGACCTTCTGA
- a CDS encoding SH3 domain-containing protein: MAQRHDGSRPGVLMALCLAVALLLPGGALAQATARAEAVAQPGDLVVTGISPGSTVSLRAGPANAFPAVADVRHGQVLRGLGCANHITGRWCEVETREARPRRGFLKDDFVTEAVLRPPPEDPAGGPDYYAVRGLPPGDRLNVRREPSALSPALATLREGEVVQNLGCRTTGGARWCRIRSTEGIDVTGWVAGRFLRESGPPRPPPGGGDIFVVAGLPAGDRLNLRAEPSTRGRILATLGPGERVRNLGCRSSGSTRWCQVRTLGGVEVTGWASGRYLRGG, encoded by the coding sequence ATGGCACAGCGACACGACGGCAGCCGCCCGGGGGTCCTGATGGCGCTGTGCCTCGCCGTGGCGCTGCTGCTGCCTGGGGGCGCGCTCGCGCAGGCGACCGCCCGGGCCGAGGCGGTAGCCCAGCCCGGCGATCTGGTCGTGACCGGCATCTCGCCGGGCAGCACGGTCAGCCTGCGCGCGGGGCCGGCCAATGCCTTTCCGGCCGTGGCCGATGTGCGCCACGGCCAGGTGCTGCGCGGCCTCGGCTGCGCGAACCACATCACCGGCCGCTGGTGCGAGGTGGAAACGCGCGAGGCGCGGCCCAGGCGCGGCTTTCTGAAGGACGATTTCGTGACCGAGGCCGTCCTGCGCCCGCCGCCCGAAGACCCGGCGGGCGGACCCGACTACTATGCCGTGCGCGGCCTGCCGCCGGGCGACCGTCTCAATGTGCGGCGCGAACCCTCGGCTCTGTCGCCCGCCCTCGCGACCCTGCGCGAGGGCGAGGTCGTGCAGAACCTCGGCTGCCGCACCACCGGCGGCGCGCGCTGGTGCCGCATCCGCTCGACCGAGGGCATCGACGTGACCGGTTGGGTCGCGGGCCGCTTCCTGCGGGAATCCGGGCCGCCGCGCCCGCCACCGGGCGGAGGCGACATCTTCGTGGTCGCGGGCCTGCCTGCGGGTGACCGGCTGAACCTGCGCGCCGAGCCTTCCACCCGTGGCCGTATCCTCGCCACCCTCGGGCCGGGCGAACGGGTGCGCAACCTCGGCTGCCGCAGCTCGGGCAGCACGCGATGGTGCCAGGTGCGCACACTGGGCGGCGTGGAGGTGACGGGCTGGGCCAGCGGCCGCTACCTGCGCGGGGGCTGA
- the surE gene encoding 5'/3'-nucleotidase SurE: protein MRILITNDDGINAPGLEVLTAIATEIAGPQGEVWTVAPAFEQSGVGHCISYTHPMMIAKLGHRRYAAEGSPADCVLAALYDVLQGGRPDLVLSGVNRGNNAGENVLYSGTIGGAMEAALQGLPAIALSQFLGPETEGLTDPFEAARAHGATVVRDLLDKGLWNGGDDYRLFYNVNFPPIPAARVKGVKVAAQGYRRDSFFGVEPHISPSGRKFLWIKGGPQHTPTLPGTDVAVNLDGHVSVTPMRADLTAHDALADLERRLA, encoded by the coding sequence ATGCGCATTCTGATCACCAATGACGACGGCATCAACGCACCGGGGCTGGAGGTTCTGACCGCCATCGCCACCGAGATCGCGGGGCCGCAGGGCGAGGTCTGGACCGTCGCGCCCGCCTTCGAACAATCGGGCGTGGGCCATTGCATCAGCTATACCCATCCGATGATGATCGCGAAGCTGGGCCATCGCCGCTATGCGGCCGAGGGCAGCCCGGCCGACTGCGTGCTGGCGGCGCTTTACGACGTGCTGCAGGGCGGTCGGCCCGATCTGGTGCTGTCGGGGGTGAACCGGGGCAACAACGCGGGCGAGAACGTGCTGTATTCCGGCACCATCGGGGGCGCGATGGAGGCGGCGCTGCAGGGCCTGCCGGCCATCGCGCTGTCGCAGTTCCTGGGCCCCGAGACCGAGGGGCTGACCGACCCGTTCGAGGCCGCGCGTGCGCATGGCGCGACCGTGGTGCGCGACCTGCTGGACAAGGGCCTGTGGAACGGCGGCGATGACTACCGGCTGTTCTACAACGTGAACTTCCCGCCGATCCCGGCGGCGCGGGTGAAGGGCGTGAAGGTGGCGGCGCAGGGCTATCGGCGCGACAGCTTTTTCGGGGTCGAGCCGCATATCTCGCCCTCGGGACGCAAGTTCCTGTGGATCAAGGGCGGGCCGCAGCACACGCCGACGCTGCCCGGCACCGATGTGGCGGTGAACCTGGACGGGCATGTCTCGGTGACGCCGATGCGGGCCGACCTGACCGCCCATGACGCGCTGGCCGATCTGGAGCGCCGCCTGGCATGA
- a CDS encoding protein-L-isoaspartate(D-aspartate) O-methyltransferase: MTETGGDADDDPATAKMRFLFALRSRGVTDTRVLTAMERIDRAHFVRGLFAARAQEDMPLPIACGQTISQPSVVGIMTQALNPGPRDTVLEVGTGSGYQAAILSQLARRVWTVDRHRRLVREAVEVFRSLGLANVTAFAADGSHGLPDQAPFDRIIVTAAAEDPPGPLLAQLKIGGIMVVPVGQSDAVQSLIKVTRRTGGFDYEELRAVRFVPLVEGLAAD, from the coding sequence ATGACCGAGACGGGCGGCGATGCGGATGACGATCCGGCCACCGCCAAGATGCGTTTCCTGTTTGCGCTGCGGTCGCGGGGCGTGACCGACACGCGGGTTCTGACGGCGATGGAACGCATCGACCGCGCACATTTCGTGCGCGGCCTGTTCGCCGCCCGCGCGCAGGAGGACATGCCCCTGCCGATCGCCTGCGGCCAGACGATCAGCCAGCCTTCGGTCGTGGGCATCATGACCCAGGCGCTGAACCCCGGGCCGCGCGACACGGTGCTGGAGGTGGGCACGGGGTCGGGCTATCAGGCCGCGATCCTGAGCCAGCTTGCCCGCCGGGTGTGGACGGTGGACCGCCACCGGCGGCTGGTGCGCGAGGCGGTCGAGGTGTTCCGCAGCCTGGGCCTTGCGAATGTGACGGCCTTTGCCGCCGATGGCAGCCACGGCCTGCCCGATCAGGCCCCGTTCGACCGCATCATTGTGACCGCTGCCGCCGAAGACCCGCCGGGGCCCCTGTTGGCACAATTGAAGATCGGCGGTATCATGGTGGTTCCGGTCGGCCAGTCGGATGCGGTGCAGAGCCTGATCAAGGTGACGCGGCGCACGGGCGGGTTCGACTATGAGGAACTGCGTGCGGTGCGTTTCGTGCCGCTGGTCGAGGGGCTTGCGGCGGACTGA
- a CDS encoding peptidoglycan DD-metalloendopeptidase family protein, producing MSACGAMALLLSACSPTGVLDWDLRGRDQGSTAEAAQRATAPRPSPDSRGVLSYPGYQVAMSRRGDTVASVASRVGLTPEELARANALQPGDSLRAGEILALPRRVAEAPAAEGATAAPGAVIGGPIDVTTIAGAAIDRAAPAAAPAAPAPAAGPEPRRHRVARGETAYSVARLYGVSARALADWNGLGPDLALREGQTLLIPTAAAAPAPAATADASAPGAGSATPTPPSAAQPLPAERPTAAAAKPPETPPSPGLGATRTPASAARMAMPAEGRIIRPYAKGRNDGIDIAAAAGSPVRAAADGTVAAITKDTDQVPIVVIRHEGNLLTVYAGIDALSVTRGATVKRGQQIAVIRRADPAFLHFEVRRGADSVDPVEFLQ from the coding sequence ATGTCGGCCTGCGGTGCGATGGCGCTGCTGCTGTCGGCCTGTTCGCCGACCGGGGTGCTGGACTGGGACCTGCGGGGCCGCGACCAGGGATCGACCGCCGAGGCGGCGCAGCGCGCCACCGCGCCGCGCCCGTCGCCGGATTCGCGGGGCGTGCTGTCCTATCCGGGCTATCAGGTGGCGATGTCGCGGCGCGGCGACACGGTGGCCAGCGTGGCGTCGCGCGTGGGCCTGACGCCCGAGGAACTGGCACGGGCCAATGCGCTGCAACCGGGCGACAGCCTGAGGGCGGGCGAAATCCTGGCGCTGCCCCGCCGCGTCGCCGAGGCCCCGGCTGCGGAGGGCGCGACCGCGGCGCCCGGCGCGGTGATCGGCGGGCCGATCGACGTGACGACGATCGCGGGCGCCGCGATCGACCGCGCGGCGCCGGCGGCCGCCCCTGCCGCGCCCGCCCCGGCAGCGGGGCCGGAACCGCGCCGCCACCGCGTCGCGCGGGGCGAGACGGCCTATTCGGTGGCGCGGCTCTACGGCGTCAGCGCGCGGGCGCTGGCCGACTGGAACGGGCTTGGCCCCGATCTGGCGTTGCGCGAGGGGCAGACGCTGCTGATCCCGACGGCGGCGGCGGCCCCTGCCCCGGCGGCGACGGCCGACGCCTCGGCCCCGGGGGCGGGATCGGCGACGCCGACACCACCCTCGGCCGCCCAGCCCCTGCCCGCCGAACGCCCGACGGCGGCCGCGGCCAAGCCGCCCGAGACGCCGCCATCGCCCGGGCTGGGTGCCACCCGGACGCCCGCCTCGGCCGCGCGCATGGCGATGCCGGCGGAGGGGCGGATCATCCGGCCCTATGCCAAGGGCCGCAATGACGGGATCGACATCGCGGCCGCCGCAGGCAGCCCGGTGCGCGCCGCCGCCGACGGGACGGTGGCCGCGATCACCAAGGACACGGATCAGGTGCCCATCGTGGTGATCCGGCACGAGGGCAACCTGCTGACCGTCTATGCCGGGATCGACGCCCTGTCGGTGACGCGCGGGGCCACGGTGAAACGCGGCCAGCAGATCGCGGTGATCCGACGCGCCGACCCGGCCTTCCTGCATTTCGAGGTCAGGCGCGGGGCGGATTCGGTCGATCCGGTGGAGTTCCTGCAGTAG
- a CDS encoding Hint domain-containing protein, with protein sequence MSEPVPVQTCAVFAADDLYVRQGVAQGDGLTGPEDVCTGDVYWLDPDALPRHLSFLRDGQGQRVAPGSEVGRPGETVIVRARYRLLGPEGDGVDVLLLDVGGDLFALPLAPVVPRADHTLVTVDATPAALPLADLMSLSFARGTRVTMGDGSQRPVETLRPGDLVLTRDHGRQPLRWLGQATLRAVGAFAPVVIGKGTLGNADDLAVGPHHRIFLYLRRRDPALPTAEVLVQARHLIDGEAVWAREGGFVDYFGLVFDRHEIIYAEGIPVESLLVNEATVPRLPAGLADEVTASLPGLRQSQHFGTEADTRAMAAIAGMLGLGAGQGGGR encoded by the coding sequence GTGTCCGAACCCGTCCCCGTCCAGACCTGTGCCGTTTTCGCCGCCGATGATCTCTACGTCCGGCAGGGTGTCGCGCAGGGGGACGGGCTGACCGGCCCCGAGGATGTCTGCACCGGCGATGTCTACTGGCTCGACCCCGACGCGCTGCCCCGCCACCTGTCCTTCCTGCGCGATGGTCAAGGCCAGCGCGTCGCCCCGGGGTCCGAGGTCGGCCGTCCCGGCGAAACGGTCATCGTGCGCGCGCGCTACCGCCTCCTCGGCCCCGAAGGCGACGGGGTGGACGTGCTGCTGCTGGATGTGGGCGGCGATCTCTTTGCCCTGCCGCTGGCCCCGGTGGTGCCCCGGGCAGACCACACGCTTGTCACCGTCGATGCGACGCCCGCGGCGCTGCCCCTCGCCGACCTGATGAGCCTTTCCTTCGCGCGCGGCACCCGCGTGACGATGGGCGACGGCAGCCAGCGGCCGGTCGAGACGCTGCGCCCCGGCGATCTGGTGCTGACGCGCGACCACGGGCGCCAGCCGCTGCGCTGGCTGGGCCAGGCAACGCTGCGCGCGGTCGGCGCCTTTGCCCCGGTGGTGATCGGCAAGGGCACGCTTGGCAACGCCGACGACCTGGCGGTGGGGCCGCACCACCGCATCTTCCTCTATCTCCGCCGCCGCGACCCCGCGCTGCCCACCGCCGAGGTTCTGGTGCAGGCCCGCCACCTGATCGACGGCGAGGCGGTATGGGCGCGCGAAGGCGGCTTCGTCGACTACTTCGGCCTGGTCTTCGACCGGCACGAGATCATCTATGCCGAGGGCATTCCCGTCGAAAGCCTGCTGGTCAACGAAGCGACCGTGCCGCGCCTGCCCGCCGGGCTGGCGGATGAGGTGACAGCCAGCCTGCCGGGCCTGCGGCAAAGCCAGCACTTCGGCACCGAGGCCGACACCCGGGCGATGGCTGCCATCGCGGGGATGCTGGGCCTGGGGGCGGGGCAGGGCGGCGGGCGCTAG
- a CDS encoding SDR family oxidoreductase, producing MDLGIGGRRALVCAGSKGLGRGCAEALASAGVDIVLNARGAAVLEATAEAIRAAHGVTVTAVAADITTPEGRAEVLAAAGEVDILVTNAGGPPPGLWSDWSRDDFIRALDANLLTPVALMQAMLPGMIGRGWGRVVNITSQSVKAPIPQLGLSNTARAGLTGFVAGTARQVAQHGVTINNLLPGIHDTDRAVALDAGAARAANSSAEDARRAREATIPARRYGTAAEFGAACAFLCSVHAGFIVGQNILLDGGATNATI from the coding sequence ATGGATCTGGGTATCGGCGGCAGGCGGGCACTGGTCTGCGCGGGGTCGAAGGGGCTGGGGCGCGGCTGTGCCGAGGCGCTGGCGTCGGCGGGCGTCGACATCGTCCTGAATGCGCGGGGCGCGGCGGTGCTGGAGGCGACGGCCGAGGCGATCCGCGCGGCACATGGCGTCACTGTCACGGCGGTCGCGGCCGACATCACCACGCCCGAGGGCCGGGCCGAGGTGCTGGCGGCGGCGGGAGAGGTGGACATCCTGGTGACCAACGCGGGCGGGCCGCCCCCCGGCCTGTGGTCGGACTGGAGCCGCGACGATTTCATCCGCGCGCTGGATGCCAACCTTCTGACGCCGGTGGCGCTGATGCAGGCCATGCTGCCCGGGATGATCGGGCGGGGCTGGGGACGGGTGGTCAACATCACCTCGCAATCGGTCAAGGCGCCGATCCCCCAGCTGGGCCTGTCGAACACGGCGCGGGCCGGGCTGACGGGATTTGTCGCGGGAACCGCGCGGCAGGTCGCGCAGCATGGCGTGACGATCAACAACCTGCTGCCCGGAATCCATGACACGGACCGCGCCGTGGCGCTGGATGCGGGGGCGGCGCGGGCCGCCAACAGCTCGGCCGAGGACGCGCGGCGTGCGCGCGAGGCCACGATCCCGGCGCGGCGATACGGCACCGCGGCCGAGTTCGGCGCGGCCTGCGCCTTCCTCTGTTCGGTGCATGCCGGGTTCATCGTCGGGCAGAACATCCTGCTGGATGGCGGCGCCACGAATGCCACGATCTGA
- a CDS encoding M10 family metallopeptidase C-terminal domain-containing protein, whose translation MPTHFQASNAFLTGTGYTFQNPGDSLVLLPNFFMLNPEGSVIHAADTLSDIGVTLFGTVASGEAIAVSLEAQGSVLVIGAAGAVSASHPTGAASAVSMSGGWSSFTNRGTVSSTSSSAGAVSILGVASTGVNHGVLSGMAHGLLFAGGGGFTNHGDIAGSAHLSNGVVLEGTATFVNTGRITVGASASSAAISGEAGGILSITNSGSILGLNGWALTAAQTVTLANTGLMAGAQGIALGSGHDRVTNTGRIEGPVDLGAGDDVFDTIGGTVAGPVAGGAGNDLYRIGAIPVAIVELAGGGQDTIEAAVDWDLGATPEVEALVLLPGGVIGSGNALDNQIIGNAARNRLYGGDGNDTAWGGAGDDLIHGGRGDDSASGGEGDDRIAGQAGRDTLHGDNGDDTLLGGGGNDLLYGGDGDDLLVAGGGRDRLWGGLDADIFQFRTVADSPVGSSLRDTVEDFEIGVDLIDLSMIDANTTVTGDQAFVWIGTGAFTGVAGQLRLQAGASSSLLGDVNGDGVADFEILMRNVAAMTDSDLIL comes from the coding sequence ATGCCCACACATTTCCAGGCCAGCAACGCGTTTCTGACGGGAACGGGCTATACGTTCCAGAACCCGGGCGACAGTCTTGTGCTGTTGCCCAACTTCTTCATGCTGAACCCCGAGGGGTCGGTTATCCATGCCGCAGACACGCTGAGCGACATCGGCGTGACGCTTTTCGGCACTGTTGCGTCCGGCGAGGCGATCGCGGTGTCGCTGGAGGCGCAGGGATCGGTGCTGGTCATCGGGGCGGCGGGCGCGGTCAGCGCGTCGCATCCCACGGGCGCCGCCTCGGCGGTGTCGATGTCGGGGGGGTGGTCGAGCTTCACGAATCGCGGAACGGTCAGCAGCACCAGCAGCAGCGCGGGCGCCGTCTCGATCCTGGGGGTGGCGTCGACGGGGGTGAACCATGGCGTGCTGTCGGGAATGGCGCATGGCCTGCTGTTTGCCGGGGGCGGCGGGTTCACGAACCACGGCGACATCGCGGGCAGCGCACATCTGAGCAATGGCGTGGTGCTGGAGGGGACGGCCACCTTCGTGAACACAGGGCGCATCACGGTCGGCGCTTCGGCATCGTCCGCGGCCATCAGCGGCGAGGCCGGCGGGATCCTGTCGATCACCAACAGCGGATCGATCCTGGGGCTGAACGGCTGGGCGCTGACGGCCGCGCAGACCGTGACGCTGGCGAACACAGGGCTGATGGCCGGGGCGCAGGGCATCGCGCTGGGGTCGGGCCACGACCGGGTAACCAACACCGGACGCATCGAGGGGCCGGTCGACCTGGGCGCCGGCGACGATGTGTTCGACACGATCGGTGGCACCGTGGCGGGGCCCGTGGCGGGCGGGGCGGGCAATGACCTGTACCGGATCGGGGCCATTCCGGTGGCGATCGTCGAGCTTGCCGGCGGCGGACAGGACACCATCGAGGCGGCGGTCGACTGGGACCTGGGCGCGACGCCCGAGGTCGAGGCGCTGGTGCTGCTGCCGGGCGGGGTGATCGGGTCGGGCAACGCGCTGGACAACCAGATCATCGGCAATGCGGCGCGCAACCGGCTTTATGGTGGCGATGGCAACGATACGGCATGGGGCGGGGCGGGCGACGATCTGATCCACGGCGGGCGCGGCGACGACAGCGCATCGGGCGGCGAGGGCGACGACCGCATCGCGGGCCAGGCCGGGCGCGACACGCTCCATGGCGACAATGGTGACGACACGCTGCTGGGCGGTGGTGGCAACGACCTCCTCTATGGCGGCGACGGCGACGATCTGCTGGTGGCGGGCGGCGGGCGCGACCGGCTGTGGGGCGGGCTGGATGCCGACATCTTCCAGTTCCGCACGGTGGCGGATTCCCCGGTGGGCAGCAGCCTGCGCGATACGGTCGAGGATTTCGAGATCGGGGTCGACCTGATCGACCTGTCGATGATCGACGCCAACACCACCGTCACCGGCGACCAGGCCTTTGTCTGGATCGGCACCGGCGCATTCACCGGCGTCGCGGGGCAGTTGCGGTTGCAGGCGGGGGCGAGCAGCAGCCTGCTGGGCGACGTGAATGGCGACGGGGTGGCGGATTTCGAGATCCTGATGCGGAACGTGGCGGCCATGACCGACAGCGACCTGATCCTGTAG